From Vigna radiata var. radiata cultivar VC1973A unplaced genomic scaffold, Vradiata_ver6 scaffold_215, whole genome shotgun sequence, the proteins below share one genomic window:
- the LOC106778188 gene encoding uncharacterized calcium-binding protein At1g02270 isoform X1, translated as MVVAAGAKFNLRRDNSSSHNGINGYSGDAELSRISRGCCFTSVTEVDRDPSCVSFTTFNILAPIYKRTDPQNQGIRESNCRSLWLSRNERILDCLLSESSSIMCLQEFWVGNEELVHMYEERLGDAGYNLFKLGRTNNRGDGLLTAIHKEWLRVLDYRELLFNDCGDRVAQLLHVQSVSPSQNQKGSVPQEFLIVNTHLLFPHDSSLCLVRLNQVYQILQYVELYQRENRLKPMPIILCGDWNGSKRGHVYKFLRSQGFVSSYDIANQYSDSYADAHKWVSHRNHRGNICGVDFIWLCNPNQARKPLKTSWAEAVFSILKFQLRKASENDAFAFLKGDNYADSVTYFSFSEALRQVKLIGVPYGLCFQQLQDLWNHADVDGNGVIDFEEFKQKIWNSACPDHVLEDVKGCMEDVNTELEQQQQQQEAIGFMIKNAMLYPREVEKGLWPEDYSLSDHARLTAVFSPARMRCSATQN; from the exons ATG GTGGTGGCTGCGGGCGCGAAGTTTAATTTGAGAAGAGATAATAGTTCTTCTCATAATGGTATCAACGGTTATAGCGGTGATGCAGAACTTTCCAGAATTAGCAGGGGTTGCTGTTTCACATCAGTGACAGAGGTGGACAGAGACCCTTCTTGCGTTTCATTCACCACTTTCAACATTCTGGCTCCGATTTACAAACGGACGGATCCTCAG AACCAAGGCATACGTGAAAGTAACTGCAGATCATTGTGGTTGTCCAGGAATGAGAGGATTCTCGATTGCTTGCTTTCTGAATCATCTTCCATTATGTGCCTCCAG GAATTTTGGGTTGGAAACGAAGAGCTTGTTCACATGTATGAGGAGAGACTTGGAGATGCTGGCTACAATCTCTTCAAGCTTGGTCGAACCAACAACCGTGGAGATG GTCTACTGACTGCTATACATAAAGAATGGCTAAGAGTTTTGGATTATCGAGAGTTGCTTTTCAACGATTGTGGCGATCGTGTTGCTCAATTGCTACACGTTCAGTCAGTTTCCCCCTCACAAAACCAAAAAGGCAGTGTTCCCCAAGAGTTTCTGATTGTGAACACCCACTTGTTATTTCCTCACGATTCAAGTCTTTGTTTAGTAAGATTGAATCAG GTTTACCAAATATTGCAGTATGTGGAATTATATCAGAGAGAAAACAGGCTCAAACCCATGCCTATCATACTCTGTGG AGACTGGAATGGCAGCAAGCGTGGTCATGTTTACAAGTTCCTTAGGTCACAGGGGTTTGTATCATCGTATGATATTGCTAATCAATACAGTGACAGTTATGCCGATGCTCACAAG TGGGTTAGTCACAGAAATCACAGAGGAAATATCTGTGGTGTTGACTTCATTTGGCTTTGCAATCCCAACCAAGCACGTAAACCTTTGAAGACCAGTTGGGCTGAAGCTGTATTTAGTATACTAAAA TTCCAGTTGCGAAAAGCATCAGAAAATGATGCATTTGCCTTTCTGAAGGGTGACAACTATGCTGATTCTGTGACATATTTTAGTTTCTCCGAAGCACTTCGGCAG GTAAAGTTAATTGGTGTGCCTTATGGACTATGCTTTCAACAATTACAAGATCTGTGGAATCATGCAGATGTAGATGGAAATGGTGTCATCGACTTCGAAGAGTTCAAG CAGAAGATTTGGAATTCAGCATGTCCAGATCATGTGTTAGAAGATGTGAAAGGGTGCATGGAAGACGTTAACACAGAATTggagcagcagcagcagcagcaagaAGCCATTGGTTTTATGATAAAGAATGCAATGCTGTATCCGCGTGAAGTGGAGAAAGGACTATGGCCAGAAGATTATTCTCTCTCTGATCATGCTAGACTCACAGCTGTGTTTTCACCAGCAAGGATGAGATGTTCGGCCACACAAAACTGA
- the LOC106778188 gene encoding uncharacterized calcium-binding protein At1g02270 isoform X2 encodes MVVAAGAKFNLRRDNSSSHNGINGYSGDAELSRISRGCCFTSVTEVDRDPSCVSFTTFNILAPIYKRTDPQNQGIRESNCRSLWLSRNERILDCLLSESSSIMCLQEFWVGNEELVHMYEERLGDAGYNLFKLGRTNNRGDGLLTAIHKEWLRVLDYRELLFNDCGDRVAQLLHVQSVSPSQNQKGSVPQEFLIVNTHLLFPHDSSLCLVRLNQVYQILQYVELYQRENRLKPMPIILCGDWNGSKRGHVYKFLRSQGFVSSYDIANQYSDSYADAHKWVSHRNHRGNICGVDFIWLCNPNQARKPLKTSWAEAVFSILKFQLRKASENDAFAFLKGDNYADSVTYFSFSEALRQVKLIGVPYGLCFQQLQDLWNHADVDGNGVIDFEEFKKIWNSACPDHVLEDVKGCMEDVNTELEQQQQQQEAIGFMIKNAMLYPREVEKGLWPEDYSLSDHARLTAVFSPARMRCSATQN; translated from the exons ATG GTGGTGGCTGCGGGCGCGAAGTTTAATTTGAGAAGAGATAATAGTTCTTCTCATAATGGTATCAACGGTTATAGCGGTGATGCAGAACTTTCCAGAATTAGCAGGGGTTGCTGTTTCACATCAGTGACAGAGGTGGACAGAGACCCTTCTTGCGTTTCATTCACCACTTTCAACATTCTGGCTCCGATTTACAAACGGACGGATCCTCAG AACCAAGGCATACGTGAAAGTAACTGCAGATCATTGTGGTTGTCCAGGAATGAGAGGATTCTCGATTGCTTGCTTTCTGAATCATCTTCCATTATGTGCCTCCAG GAATTTTGGGTTGGAAACGAAGAGCTTGTTCACATGTATGAGGAGAGACTTGGAGATGCTGGCTACAATCTCTTCAAGCTTGGTCGAACCAACAACCGTGGAGATG GTCTACTGACTGCTATACATAAAGAATGGCTAAGAGTTTTGGATTATCGAGAGTTGCTTTTCAACGATTGTGGCGATCGTGTTGCTCAATTGCTACACGTTCAGTCAGTTTCCCCCTCACAAAACCAAAAAGGCAGTGTTCCCCAAGAGTTTCTGATTGTGAACACCCACTTGTTATTTCCTCACGATTCAAGTCTTTGTTTAGTAAGATTGAATCAG GTTTACCAAATATTGCAGTATGTGGAATTATATCAGAGAGAAAACAGGCTCAAACCCATGCCTATCATACTCTGTGG AGACTGGAATGGCAGCAAGCGTGGTCATGTTTACAAGTTCCTTAGGTCACAGGGGTTTGTATCATCGTATGATATTGCTAATCAATACAGTGACAGTTATGCCGATGCTCACAAG TGGGTTAGTCACAGAAATCACAGAGGAAATATCTGTGGTGTTGACTTCATTTGGCTTTGCAATCCCAACCAAGCACGTAAACCTTTGAAGACCAGTTGGGCTGAAGCTGTATTTAGTATACTAAAA TTCCAGTTGCGAAAAGCATCAGAAAATGATGCATTTGCCTTTCTGAAGGGTGACAACTATGCTGATTCTGTGACATATTTTAGTTTCTCCGAAGCACTTCGGCAG GTAAAGTTAATTGGTGTGCCTTATGGACTATGCTTTCAACAATTACAAGATCTGTGGAATCATGCAGATGTAGATGGAAATGGTGTCATCGACTTCGAAGAGTTCAAG AAGATTTGGAATTCAGCATGTCCAGATCATGTGTTAGAAGATGTGAAAGGGTGCATGGAAGACGTTAACACAGAATTggagcagcagcagcagcagcaagaAGCCATTGGTTTTATGATAAAGAATGCAATGCTGTATCCGCGTGAAGTGGAGAAAGGACTATGGCCAGAAGATTATTCTCTCTCTGATCATGCTAGACTCACAGCTGTGTTTTCACCAGCAAGGATGAGATGTTCGGCCACACAAAACTGA
- the LOC106778148 gene encoding protein CUP-SHAPED COTYLEDON 3 isoform X2, with the protein MENIVSILDHMPVGFRFRPTDEELVSYYLKHKLLGDDFSVQVIPEIDLCKVEPWDVPAKSVIKSDDPEWFFFSSVDYKYSNSKRVNRTTEHGFWKATGNDRKIRIGGTNNVIGTKKTLVFHQGRVPRGVKTNWVIHEYHALTSHESQTFVLCRLMKKFERKHERGIEAPNLPDYGNPIPAEEIPSVVDVSPRVIVDPDFPEDIFFPPEQQSPVGIDLGELFLNPSPLDACFGNESSNAQIPFLDTDDEDEFVNSIWVDDEELVINEERRHCFVNRSTQPKSLRRVYNASSGTDAEVVSNLHANICSGEYSGAMSSLDSNREAHKGKKESIIQDDFWAVETSSCDSTADEHIEISSSSSTRARLENRCNPRPDNFXLQKTVAGRPQTQKKVSNNAVSHVETRRELVTVKSEKDQKNAENSSSRRILKSRSHQSSDVNSKGSFLYMETISSNQNLFPRSVYLVNVVIGIVLLIVISLDVLLS; encoded by the exons ATGGAGAACATAGTTTCCATACTTGATCACATGCCTGTGGGATTCAGATTCCGTCCCACAGATGAGGAGCTTGTCAGCTATTACCTCAAACACAAGTTGCTCGGTGATGATTTCTCTGTTCAGGTCATTCCAGAGATCGACCTTTGCAAAGTGGAACCTTGGGACGTGCCAG CGAAGTCAGTGATCAAATCCGATGACCCAGAGTGGTTTTTCTTCAGTTCTGTGGATTACAAGTACTCCAATAGTAAAAGGGTCAACAGGACCACCGAACATGGCTTCTGGAAAGCCACTGGAAATGACCGTAAAATTCGGATTGGTGGCACTAACAATGTCATTGGGACAAAGAAGACTCTTGTTTTCCACCAAGGCCGCGTTCCCCGTGGTGTCAAGACCAACTGGGTTATTCATGAATATCATGCTCTTACCTCCCACGAAAGCCAG ACTTTTGTTTTATGCCGCTTGATGAAGAAATTTGAGAGAAAACATGAAAGGGGAATTGAGGCACCAAACCTTCCTGACTATGGAAATCCGATACCAGCTGAAGAAATTCCATCT GTAGTAGATGTTTCACCTAGAGTGATTGTGGATCCAGACTTTCCAGAAGATATTTTCTTCCCCCCAGAACAACAGTCTCCAGTTGGTATTGATCTGGGAGAATTGTTCCTAAACCCCTCACCACTCGATGCTTGTTTTGGAAATGAAAGCTCCAATGCGCAAATTCCATTTCTAGATactgatgatgaagatgagttCGTAAATTCAATATGGGTTGATGATGAAGAGCTTGTCATCAATGAAGAAAGAAGACACTGTTTTGTCAATCGTTCCACCCAACCAAAGTCATTGAGAAGGGTATACAATGCAAGCAGTGGCACAGATGCTGAAGTTGTCTCTAATCTG CATGCCAATATTTGTTCTGGTGAATACTCTGGTGCCATGAGTAGTCTAGATTCTAATCGTGAAGCACACAAAGGAAAAAAGGAGAGTATCATTCAAGATGATTTCTGGGCAGTAGAGACATCCTCTTGTGACTCAACTGCAGATGAACATATTGAAATTTCTAGTTCTTCCTCCACTCGTGCAAGATTGGAAAACCGGTGTAATCCAAGACCAGACAACTTCNTATTACAAAAAACTGTTGCAGGAAGACCACAAACCCAGAAGAAGGTTTCAAACAATGCAGTATCCCATGTAGAG ACAAGGAGGGAATTGGTCACTGTGAAATCAGAGAAAGATCAGAAAAATGCTGAAAATTCTAGTTCAAGGAGGATCCTCAAAAGCAGAAGCCATCAATCCTCTGATGTCAATAGCAAAGGTTCTTTCCTTTACATGGAAACGATTTCATCAAACCAAAACCTATTTCCACGTTCGGTATATCTTGTCAATGTGGTCATAGGGATTGTGTTGTTAATAGTCATTAGTTTGGATGTATTATTATCTTAG
- the LOC106778148 gene encoding protein CUP-SHAPED COTYLEDON 3 isoform X1, whose product MENIVSILDHMPVGFRFRPTDEELVSYYLKHKLLGDDFSVQVIPEIDLCKVEPWDVPAKSVIKSDDPEWFFFSSVDYKYSNSKRVNRTTEHGFWKATGNDRKIRIGGTNNVIGTKKTLVFHQGRVPRGVKTNWVIHEYHALTSHESQKTFVLCRLMKKFERKHERGIEAPNLPDYGNPIPAEEIPSVVDVSPRVIVDPDFPEDIFFPPEQQSPVGIDLGELFLNPSPLDACFGNESSNAQIPFLDTDDEDEFVNSIWVDDEELVINEERRHCFVNRSTQPKSLRRVYNASSGTDAEVVSNLHANICSGEYSGAMSSLDSNREAHKGKKESIIQDDFWAVETSSCDSTADEHIEISSSSSTRARLENRCNPRPDNFXLQKTVAGRPQTQKKVSNNAVSHVETRRELVTVKSEKDQKNAENSSSRRILKSRSHQSSDVNSKGSFLYMETISSNQNLFPRSVYLVNVVIGIVLLIVISLDVLLS is encoded by the exons ATGGAGAACATAGTTTCCATACTTGATCACATGCCTGTGGGATTCAGATTCCGTCCCACAGATGAGGAGCTTGTCAGCTATTACCTCAAACACAAGTTGCTCGGTGATGATTTCTCTGTTCAGGTCATTCCAGAGATCGACCTTTGCAAAGTGGAACCTTGGGACGTGCCAG CGAAGTCAGTGATCAAATCCGATGACCCAGAGTGGTTTTTCTTCAGTTCTGTGGATTACAAGTACTCCAATAGTAAAAGGGTCAACAGGACCACCGAACATGGCTTCTGGAAAGCCACTGGAAATGACCGTAAAATTCGGATTGGTGGCACTAACAATGTCATTGGGACAAAGAAGACTCTTGTTTTCCACCAAGGCCGCGTTCCCCGTGGTGTCAAGACCAACTGGGTTATTCATGAATATCATGCTCTTACCTCCCACGAAAGCCAG AAGACTTTTGTTTTATGCCGCTTGATGAAGAAATTTGAGAGAAAACATGAAAGGGGAATTGAGGCACCAAACCTTCCTGACTATGGAAATCCGATACCAGCTGAAGAAATTCCATCT GTAGTAGATGTTTCACCTAGAGTGATTGTGGATCCAGACTTTCCAGAAGATATTTTCTTCCCCCCAGAACAACAGTCTCCAGTTGGTATTGATCTGGGAGAATTGTTCCTAAACCCCTCACCACTCGATGCTTGTTTTGGAAATGAAAGCTCCAATGCGCAAATTCCATTTCTAGATactgatgatgaagatgagttCGTAAATTCAATATGGGTTGATGATGAAGAGCTTGTCATCAATGAAGAAAGAAGACACTGTTTTGTCAATCGTTCCACCCAACCAAAGTCATTGAGAAGGGTATACAATGCAAGCAGTGGCACAGATGCTGAAGTTGTCTCTAATCTG CATGCCAATATTTGTTCTGGTGAATACTCTGGTGCCATGAGTAGTCTAGATTCTAATCGTGAAGCACACAAAGGAAAAAAGGAGAGTATCATTCAAGATGATTTCTGGGCAGTAGAGACATCCTCTTGTGACTCAACTGCAGATGAACATATTGAAATTTCTAGTTCTTCCTCCACTCGTGCAAGATTGGAAAACCGGTGTAATCCAAGACCAGACAACTTCNTATTACAAAAAACTGTTGCAGGAAGACCACAAACCCAGAAGAAGGTTTCAAACAATGCAGTATCCCATGTAGAG ACAAGGAGGGAATTGGTCACTGTGAAATCAGAGAAAGATCAGAAAAATGCTGAAAATTCTAGTTCAAGGAGGATCCTCAAAAGCAGAAGCCATCAATCCTCTGATGTCAATAGCAAAGGTTCTTTCCTTTACATGGAAACGATTTCATCAAACCAAAACCTATTTCCACGTTCGGTATATCTTGTCAATGTGGTCATAGGGATTGTGTTGTTAATAGTCATTAGTTTGGATGTATTATTATCTTAG
- the LOC106778162 gene encoding NAC domain-containing protein 71 isoform X1, giving the protein MFHSTYKHRFQCSPKSMGKIVGVGFRPTEQELVDFYLKHKLLADDSRVDVIPVIDLCQVEPSDVPGILAKSRIRFGDPDWFFFSPVDFKYANSKRVNRKTEKGFWKATGKDRDIKSWNNNTLIATKKTLVYYTGSVSCGVKSIWVIHEYHAVTFHESKRYFVLCRLMRKSGKAIEGGTDPVVCGEEEPSELNVSDYENQATSGGTVTGAEPIFQANSQSETYISQIPQSSTEEASSFPDYSLNNAYFRNENCFIQFSSKITKENEFLKDEFLKDEFLKDEFLKDEFLKDEFLKDEFLKDEFLKDEFLKDEFLKDEFLKDEFLADENLDIEEDNTYPYLNNSFSKDINIVDSLSIYNDYFNNEEYHSSKRFKLSQDVIDDASSNQEIKKSTIIDNFCGMESSSCDSYSNEALEINYTEISSSQSIS; this is encoded by the exons atGTTTCATTCAACCTACAAGCACAGATTTCAGTGTTCACCAAAATCAATGGGTAAAATTGTTGGTGTCGGTTTCCGTCCTACGGAACAAGAACTCGTCGATTTCTACCTCAAACACAAGTTGCTGGCTGATGATTCCCGTGTCGACGTTATCCCTGTCATTGATCTCTGCCAAGTGGAACCTTCCGATGTACCAG GGATACTTGCAAAATCACGGATACGATTTGGTGACCCAGACTGGTTTTTCTTTAGTCCGGTCGATTTCAAGTATGCAAACAGTAAAAGGGTTAACAGGAAAACCGAGAAAGGATTCTGGAAAGCCACTGGAAAAGATCGTGATATTAAGAGCTGGAACAACAACACACTGATTGCCACTAAGAAGACTCTTGTATACTACACAGGAAGTGTTTCCTGTGGTGTCAAGTCCATCTGGGTTATTCACGAATATCACGCTGTTACCTTTCATGAAagcaag AGGTATTTTGTTTTATGCCGCTTGATGAGGAAATCTGGGAAAGCAATTGAAGGGGGGACCGATCCAGTAGTCTGTGGTGAAGAGGAGCCCAGTGAACTCAATGTTTCTGACTACGAAAATCAGGCAACATCT GGAGGTACGGTTACAGGAGCTGAACCAATCTTTCAGGCTAACTCTCAGTCAGAGACATACATCTCCCAAATACCACAGTCTTCAACAGAAGAAGCATCATCTTTTCCAGATTATTCATTAAACAATGCCtattttagaaatgaaaattgttttatacAATTTTCATCTAAAATTACGAAGGAGAATGAGTTCCTAAAGGATGAGTTCCTAAAGGATGAGTTCCTAAAGGATGAGTTCCTAAAGGATGAGTTCCTAAAGGATGAGTTCCTAAAG GATGAGTTCCTAAAGGATGAGTTCCTAAAGGATGAGTTCCTAAAGGATGAGTTCCTAAAGGATGAGTTCCTAAAGGATGAGTTCCTAGCTGACGAAAATTTAGACATCGAAGAAGATAATACTTATCCTTATCTCAATAATTCTTTTTCAAAG GATATAAATATTGTGGATAGTTTATCTATTTACAATGATTATTTTAACAATGAGGAATATCATTCATCAAAAAGATTTAAATTATCACAAGATGTTATTGATGATGCATCATCaaatcaagaaataaaaaagagtacgattatagataatttttgtGGAATGGAATCATCTTCTTGTGACTCGTATTCAAATGAAGCTTTGGAGATCAATTATACTGAAATTTCTAGTTCGCAGTCTAtttcatga
- the LOC106778162 gene encoding NAC domain-containing protein 71 isoform X2 codes for MFHSTYKHRFQCSPKSMGKIVGVGFRPTEQELVDFYLKHKLLADDSRVDVIPVIDLCQVEPSDVPGILAKSRIRFGDPDWFFFSPVDFKYANSKRVNRKTEKGFWKATGKDRDIKSWNNNTLIATKKTLVYYTGSVSCGVKSIWVIHEYHAVTFHESKRYFVLCRLMRKSGKAIEGGTDPVVCGEEEPSELNVSDYENQATSGGTVTGAEPIFQANSQSETYISQIPQSSTEEASSFPDYSLNNAYFRNENCFIQFSSKITKENEFLKDEFLKDEFLKDEFLKDEFLKDEFLKDEFLKDEFLKDEFLKDEFLKDEFLADENLDIEEDNTYPYLNNSFSKDINIVDSLSIYNDYFNNEEYHSSKRFKLSQDVIDDASSNQEIKKSTIIDNFCGMESSSCDSYSNEALEINYTEISSSQSIS; via the exons atGTTTCATTCAACCTACAAGCACAGATTTCAGTGTTCACCAAAATCAATGGGTAAAATTGTTGGTGTCGGTTTCCGTCCTACGGAACAAGAACTCGTCGATTTCTACCTCAAACACAAGTTGCTGGCTGATGATTCCCGTGTCGACGTTATCCCTGTCATTGATCTCTGCCAAGTGGAACCTTCCGATGTACCAG GGATACTTGCAAAATCACGGATACGATTTGGTGACCCAGACTGGTTTTTCTTTAGTCCGGTCGATTTCAAGTATGCAAACAGTAAAAGGGTTAACAGGAAAACCGAGAAAGGATTCTGGAAAGCCACTGGAAAAGATCGTGATATTAAGAGCTGGAACAACAACACACTGATTGCCACTAAGAAGACTCTTGTATACTACACAGGAAGTGTTTCCTGTGGTGTCAAGTCCATCTGGGTTATTCACGAATATCACGCTGTTACCTTTCATGAAagcaag AGGTATTTTGTTTTATGCCGCTTGATGAGGAAATCTGGGAAAGCAATTGAAGGGGGGACCGATCCAGTAGTCTGTGGTGAAGAGGAGCCCAGTGAACTCAATGTTTCTGACTACGAAAATCAGGCAACATCT GGAGGTACGGTTACAGGAGCTGAACCAATCTTTCAGGCTAACTCTCAGTCAGAGACATACATCTCCCAAATACCACAGTCTTCAACAGAAGAAGCATCATCTTTTCCAGATTATTCATTAAACAATGCCtattttagaaatgaaaattgttttatacAATTTTCATCTAAAATTACGAAGGAGAATGAGTTCCTAAAGGATGAGTTCCTAAAGGATGAGTTCCTAAAGGATGAGTTCCTAAAGGATGAGTTCCTAAAG GATGAGTTCCTAAAGGATGAGTTCCTAAAGGATGAGTTCCTAAAGGATGAGTTCCTAAAGGATGAGTTCCTAAAGGATGAGTTCCTAGCTGACGAAAATTTAGACATCGAAGAAGATAATACTTATCCTTATCTCAATAATTCTTTTTCAAAG GATATAAATATTGTGGATAGTTTATCTATTTACAATGATTATTTTAACAATGAGGAATATCATTCATCAAAAAGATTTAAATTATCACAAGATGTTATTGATGATGCATCATCaaatcaagaaataaaaaagagtacgattatagataatttttgtGGAATGGAATCATCTTCTTGTGACTCGTATTCAAATGAAGCTTTGGAGATCAATTATACTGAAATTTCTAGTTCGCAGTCTAtttcatga
- the LOC106778162 gene encoding NAC domain-containing protein 71 isoform X3 — MFHSTYKHRFQCSPKSMGKIVGVGFRPTEQELVDFYLKHKLLADDSRVDVIPVIDLCQVEPSDVPGILAKSRIRFGDPDWFFFSPVDFKYANSKRVNRKTEKGFWKATGKDRDIKSWNNNTLIATKKTLVYYTGSVSCGVKSIWVIHEYHAVTFHESKRYFVLCRLMRKSGKAIEGGTDPVVCGEEEPSELNVSDYENQATSGGTVTGAEPIFQANSQSETYISQIPQSSTEEASSFPDYSLNNAYFRNENCFIQFSSKITKENEFLKDEFLKDEFLKDEFLKDEFLKDEFLKDEFLKDEFLKDEFLKDEFLADENLDIEEDNTYPYLNNSFSKDINIVDSLSIYNDYFNNEEYHSSKRFKLSQDVIDDASSNQEIKKSTIIDNFCGMESSSCDSYSNEALEINYTEISSSQSIS; from the exons atGTTTCATTCAACCTACAAGCACAGATTTCAGTGTTCACCAAAATCAATGGGTAAAATTGTTGGTGTCGGTTTCCGTCCTACGGAACAAGAACTCGTCGATTTCTACCTCAAACACAAGTTGCTGGCTGATGATTCCCGTGTCGACGTTATCCCTGTCATTGATCTCTGCCAAGTGGAACCTTCCGATGTACCAG GGATACTTGCAAAATCACGGATACGATTTGGTGACCCAGACTGGTTTTTCTTTAGTCCGGTCGATTTCAAGTATGCAAACAGTAAAAGGGTTAACAGGAAAACCGAGAAAGGATTCTGGAAAGCCACTGGAAAAGATCGTGATATTAAGAGCTGGAACAACAACACACTGATTGCCACTAAGAAGACTCTTGTATACTACACAGGAAGTGTTTCCTGTGGTGTCAAGTCCATCTGGGTTATTCACGAATATCACGCTGTTACCTTTCATGAAagcaag AGGTATTTTGTTTTATGCCGCTTGATGAGGAAATCTGGGAAAGCAATTGAAGGGGGGACCGATCCAGTAGTCTGTGGTGAAGAGGAGCCCAGTGAACTCAATGTTTCTGACTACGAAAATCAGGCAACATCT GGAGGTACGGTTACAGGAGCTGAACCAATCTTTCAGGCTAACTCTCAGTCAGAGACATACATCTCCCAAATACCACAGTCTTCAACAGAAGAAGCATCATCTTTTCCAGATTATTCATTAAACAATGCCtattttagaaatgaaaattgttttatacAATTTTCATCTAAAATTACGAAGGAGAATGAGTTCCTAAAGGATGAGTTCCTAAAGGATGAGTTCCTAAAGGATGAGTTCCTAAAG GATGAGTTCCTAAAGGATGAGTTCCTAAAGGATGAGTTCCTAAAGGATGAGTTCCTAAAGGATGAGTTCCTAAAGGATGAGTTCCTAGCTGACGAAAATTTAGACATCGAAGAAGATAATACTTATCCTTATCTCAATAATTCTTTTTCAAAG GATATAAATATTGTGGATAGTTTATCTATTTACAATGATTATTTTAACAATGAGGAATATCATTCATCAAAAAGATTTAAATTATCACAAGATGTTATTGATGATGCATCATCaaatcaagaaataaaaaagagtacgattatagataatttttgtGGAATGGAATCATCTTCTTGTGACTCGTATTCAAATGAAGCTTTGGAGATCAATTATACTGAAATTTCTAGTTCGCAGTCTAtttcatga
- the LOC106778163 gene encoding NAC domain-containing protein 96-like, with the protein MDVIGFGFRPTEEELVDYYLRHRLLGDDPQVHVIPDIDLCEVEPWDVPMLLAESTGQPCDLPEWLFFSPVDFKYSNSKRINRTTKCGFWKPTGKDREIRSSLSSTLIAKKKTLVYYKGRVPRGEKSNFVIHEYHAVTFHESQRTFVLCRLMKKPGGTTEDGGDEGESSRIMVSGYEHQSIAGGIPSRSTSTGIETTLQQDQTSFPNYSYDDAYFRNESNIEHISYETTQEEEFLNSIFVHDGYVNNEQNINTFYNTFTQSESLRKVYRESSDTDAEAVSEQGDNIMNISTVFSRYVNVDEYHSSKGFDSELSDVDVEEGVGMSSSVHETNQEKKKKKKSIFSFF; encoded by the exons ATGGATGTTATAGGATTTGGTTTCAGACCCACAGAAGAAGAACTTGTCGACTATTACCTCAGACATAGGTTGCTCGGTGATGATCCACAAGTCCACGTCATTCCCGACATCGACCTTTGTGAAGTGGAACCTTGGGACGTACCAA TGTTATTAGCGGAATCAACAGGACAACCATGCGATCTCCCAGAATGGCTTTTCTTCAGTCCTGTTGATTTCAAGTATTCAAACAGCAAAAGGATTAACAGGACAACCAAGTGTGGCTTCTGGAAACCCACTGGAAAAGATCGTGAGATTAGGAGCTCCCTTTCCAGCACTCTCATTGCCAAAAAAAAGACTCTCGTTTACTACAAAGGTCGCGTTCCACGTGGTGAGAAGTCCAACTTTGTTATTCATGAATACCATGCTGTCACCTTTCACGAAAGCCAG AGGACTTTCGTTTTGTGTCGCTTGATGAAGAAACCTGGGGGAACAACTGAAGATGGAGGTGATGAAGGGGAGAGCAGTAGAATCATGGTTTCTGGCTATGAGCATCAGTCAATAGCAGGAGGCATTCCTTCA AGAAGTACTTCTACTGGAATAGAAACGACCTTACAGCAAGACCAAACGTCTTTTCCAAACTACTCATATGATGACGCGTATTTTAGAAATGAATCTAACATTGAGCATATTTCATATGAAACTACTCAGGAGGAGGAATTCctgaattctatttttgttcaTGACGGTTATGTTaataatgaacaaaatataaatacctTCTACAATACTTTCACCCAATCGGAGTCATTGAGAAAAGTATACCGTGAAAGTAGTGATACGGATGCTGAGGCCGTCTCCGAACAG GGTGataatattatgaatatttCAACAGTGTTTAGTAGATATGTTAACGTAGACGAATACCATTCATCAAAAGGGTTTGATTCTGAATTATCAGACGTGGATGTCGAGGAAGGTGTAGGCATGTCATCTTCCGTCCATGAAACAAaccaagagaaaaagaagaaaaagaagagcatattttctttcttctaa